In the genome of Mucisphaera calidilacus, one region contains:
- a CDS encoding type II secretion system protein: MSQPVRFVIRGPLRYGFTLIELLVVISIIALLIGILLPSLSSARDVARRLQCGTRIRTLGLSLELYAQDNKAYYPPRVVGPGQRWPVLLSEYYEVPDMLVCPADEFEPGMDDEGNDTSDFDDMLRSYLINGFNDIAVEREGDPGAWNWPNSVVRQAEIPSPGIVIMFGEKRQDVFPHFYMDMLEQNGNDLDVVNHSRHGDASRNQGGSYYAFGDGSSRFLPFPEALSPINQWATVKSYREVAIE; encoded by the coding sequence ATGAGCCAGCCAGTGCGGTTTGTCATAAGAGGCCCTCTCCGTTACGGCTTTACGCTGATCGAGTTGCTTGTTGTGATATCGATCATAGCGTTGTTGATCGGGATTCTGTTGCCGAGTCTGTCGAGTGCCCGCGACGTGGCTCGTCGGCTCCAGTGCGGGACGCGGATCCGGACGCTGGGGCTGTCGCTGGAGTTGTACGCCCAGGACAACAAGGCGTACTACCCGCCTCGCGTGGTGGGGCCGGGCCAGCGTTGGCCAGTGCTGCTGTCGGAGTATTACGAGGTTCCTGACATGCTGGTTTGTCCGGCGGATGAATTTGAGCCGGGTATGGATGATGAGGGTAACGACACGTCGGATTTTGACGACATGCTCCGGAGTTACCTGATCAACGGATTCAACGACATCGCGGTCGAGCGTGAGGGTGATCCGGGTGCCTGGAACTGGCCGAACTCGGTGGTCCGGCAGGCTGAGATCCCGAGTCCGGGGATCGTGATCATGTTTGGTGAGAAGCGTCAGGACGTGTTCCCGCACTTCTATATGGACATGCTGGAGCAGAACGGGAATGACCTGGACGTGGTGAACCACTCGCGGCATGGGGATGCGTCGCGGAATCAAGGCGGGTCGTACTACGCGTTTGGTGACGGGTCGTCGCGGTTCCTGCCCTTTCCGGAGGCGTTGTCGCCGATCAACCAGTGGGCGACGGTGAAGTCGTACCGTGAGGTGGCGATCGAGTAG
- a CDS encoding DUF4212 domain-containing protein yields MTHPPTDHSARNAYWRWNLAYMGALLTLWAAVSFGLGIAAAPYLNTYEPFGIPLGFWFAQQGSIATFVIIILAYALLMNRLDRWYHDQVASSQPAQTP; encoded by the coding sequence ATGACCCACCCGCCAACCGACCACAGCGCCAGGAACGCCTACTGGCGCTGGAACCTCGCCTACATGGGCGCTCTGCTCACGCTCTGGGCCGCCGTCAGCTTCGGCCTCGGCATCGCCGCCGCCCCCTACCTCAACACCTACGAGCCCTTCGGCATACCCCTCGGGTTCTGGTTCGCCCAGCAGGGCAGCATCGCCACCTTCGTCATCATCATCCTCGCCTACGCCCTGCTCATGAACCGCCTCGACCGGTGGTACCACGATCAAGTCGCCTCCTCACAACCCGCCCAAACACCGTGA